One genomic region from Gossypium hirsutum isolate 1008001.06 chromosome D13, Gossypium_hirsutum_v2.1, whole genome shotgun sequence encodes:
- the LOC107918616 gene encoding thioredoxin M-type, chloroplastic has product MIHPIIDELSKQYAGKLKCYKVNTDESPTIATRYGIRSIPTVMIFESGEKKDAVIGAVPKSTLTTCIERFL; this is encoded by the coding sequence ATGATCCACCCCATAATCGACGAGCTGTCGAAGCAATATGCTGGGAAGCTCAAATGTTACAAAGTTAACACCGACGAGAGTCCTACCATCGCAACACGATATGGAATCCGAAGCATTCCGACTGTTATGATCTTCGAGAGTGGGGAGAAGAAAGATGCAGTGATCGGTGCCGTTCCGAAGTCGACATTGACAACTTGCATCGAGAGATTCTTGTAG